In Saccharomonospora marina XMU15, one genomic interval encodes:
- a CDS encoding carbonic anhydrase: MAFVVSTIRPIRVWRRRPAAGVRGPRETSAHSSARATTCAPTIPKRTPNVRATPHQPTAAPSARPTTAAQALRILLEGNRRFVTGRPRHPNQDAARRRHGVNEQRPFAVVLGCSDSRLAAEIIFDRGLGDLFVVRTVGHLVGTDVLASVEFGVTALRTPLVVVLGHDNCQAIGAAIRAYDTGMMPPGFLRHIVERLSPEIVTAHTAGITESDAIGMRHVRNTTELLLDRSRPLADAVAGHRSAVVGLTYQLDNGRVHVVARHGLDIVSDQERGTAVTTMLAR; this comes from the coding sequence GTGGCTTTCGTCGTCAGCACGATCCGGCCGATCCGGGTCTGGCGCAGGCGGCCCGCGGCGGGCGTCCGCGGGCCGAGGGAGACCTCAGCGCATTCCTCGGCGCGGGCAACCACGTGCGCGCCGACGATCCCGAAGAGGACTCCCAACGTGCGAGCGACCCCACACCAGCCCACCGCCGCGCCATCGGCCCGGCCCACCACCGCGGCGCAGGCTCTGCGAATCCTGCTCGAGGGCAACCGCCGGTTCGTCACCGGCAGGCCACGGCACCCGAACCAGGACGCCGCCCGGCGCCGGCACGGCGTGAACGAGCAACGACCGTTCGCGGTCGTGCTCGGCTGTTCCGACTCCCGGCTGGCGGCGGAAATCATCTTCGACCGTGGCCTCGGTGACCTGTTCGTCGTGCGAACGGTCGGCCACCTGGTGGGCACCGACGTCCTCGCCAGCGTCGAATTCGGTGTCACGGCGCTGCGCACGCCACTTGTCGTGGTTCTCGGCCACGACAACTGCCAAGCCATCGGCGCAGCGATCAGGGCCTACGACACCGGGATGATGCCACCGGGTTTTCTGCGGCACATCGTCGAGCGACTCAGTCCGGAGATCGTCACCGCGCATACGGCAGGTATCACCGAAAGTGACGCCATCGGCATGCGGCACGTGCGCAACACCACCGAACTGCTGCTCGACCGTTCGCGTCCGCTCGCCGACGCGGTCGCCGGGCATCGCAGCGCCGTGGTGGGCCTTACCTACCAGCTCGACAACGGGCGCGTACACGTCGTCGCGCGCCACGGCCTCGACATCGTCTCCGATCAGGAGCGTGGCACGGCGGTCACCACGATGTTGGCCCGGTAG
- a CDS encoding class F sortase, translating to MTRGFTARAGATWLGLAMVVTAGTGWLNTGSGPTEPAAFGDASPRGSVVNSPRAHGAAGTAPRQGPPGNSRPATAAVREVRLPERDVRIPVVAVGVAEDGTMRVPEDVRVAGWYRFGPKPGDPHGSAVISGHINDREQGRGAFGVLTEVAEGEPVVVTMADGTAVRYRVAARRTVDKGVAAMPRLFDRGGAPRLTLITCGGPLDRTTHDYRANIVVTAVPRS from the coding sequence GTGACAAGAGGATTCACCGCGCGCGCCGGGGCAACGTGGCTCGGCCTCGCCATGGTCGTCACGGCGGGCACCGGATGGTTGAACACCGGCTCCGGCCCGACCGAACCGGCGGCTTTCGGCGACGCCTCGCCCCGTGGGTCCGTGGTGAACTCACCACGGGCCCACGGGGCCGCGGGCACAGCCCCACGGCAGGGCCCGCCCGGCAACAGCCGCCCGGCCACAGCAGCCGTGCGTGAGGTCCGGCTACCGGAGCGCGACGTGCGGATACCGGTGGTCGCCGTGGGCGTGGCCGAGGACGGCACCATGCGGGTGCCTGAGGACGTGCGCGTCGCGGGCTGGTACCGCTTCGGTCCGAAACCGGGTGATCCCCACGGTTCGGCGGTGATCAGCGGCCACATCAACGATCGGGAACAGGGCCGCGGTGCGTTCGGGGTGCTGACCGAGGTCGCCGAGGGCGAGCCGGTGGTCGTCACCATGGCGGACGGTACGGCCGTGCGCTACCGGGTGGCAGCGCGCAGGACCGTCGACAAGGGCGTGGCCGCCATGCCGCGCCTGTTCGACCGCGGCGGCGCCCCTCGGCTGACGCTCATCACCTGCGGCGGCCCGCTCGACCGGACGACTCACGACTACCGGGCCAACATCGTGGTGACCGCCGTGCCACGCTCCTGA